Within Citrus sinensis cultivar Valencia sweet orange chromosome 1, DVS_A1.0, whole genome shotgun sequence, the genomic segment ctaatttgatatctctgaatccatttttggactccattttctgtaattccctctccatcttgtattttcttcgtattttaataaattctcattttgcccttagttcaattatgagaggctaattttctttcaagcttgggttgaaggtgaagtctcaacatgtgtcatgggcttaatttggtaaatttattttctcttcccctctagtttttgtggatgttttgacttctcgtcgacaaataataataatcttgtctagataccgccttggttacaccggctctctagtataaggttattattatttggcacgttaagtccttagcaccatattgattagagtgtggttcatgaggtgtggattcccccctcatgatttaattggtattaatacggattatttagcccatgatgcatgttgatacggatccagatacccaagtacatcatttcaatagatttcgcttcaatttattctcgccattgcaagtccaattttagaatttattatcgtcatttcaattccaattttaggataatttaaatcacttccaccacaattccaaccacccatttacaaaattaattctatatataattaaaatccacctcctcgtgggatcgacactcgtcaccattagtctatactacaattgattcgtgcgcttgcgagtacattaaaatttgcacaacatccATTTAAATGAAAAGTGAGAATAAGAGTTTTATTGAAATTGGTCCTCCCTCCACCCATATATAGATATATCAcgttaattttatattgatcATAAAAGTGAATCACTCTAAAGAGGTCAGGAGAGATAAATCAATTTCGctaaatctttaatttttaccaTGAAACTTTATCAAGAAAATTACTGTGAATCAAAATatgttttctctcaattatgATAATGtgaaaatcatgatattttataatcttAGGGATTGAAGTTTACGCAAATTAAGGTTTTCTTACTTTATAAGAATTGTAGAAAATTCCAAGAGCTATAGCTTGAAATGTGCAACTAGTCTCAAATTAGGGTCTAAGggaatataattataaagtgAATGAGTgtgaaaatgaatattcaaaataattgtattatattgGCTCATACAAGATTATCCTTAATAGTAATTACTATTATgagtatttttgtaataaattattttatcaagaTTAGAGTGTTCAAAGTAATTTTCAGAATGTAAATAGCACTATCTAAATAAcaaagatattataaatttttcgtCATATAAATGAGTGCGTATTATGGCAAACATTTTTAATGCTATAactttcaaattacaattgtCCAATCACAATACCAAATATggccttaaaaaattattatttaaaatatgtttgacataatattaattaatagttttaatataaaactatataAGTGAACATATTTCACCACCATTTATTAGCTTCATTCATCAAATCAGAATTTTGAacaatttcaagaaaaaaaagtagaatttTGAATTAACTATGCTATAATCGCATATTTATGATGTAATTTTagcattttataatataattttaaaaaatgaaaatacattTTTCATGATCTTTTATGAACATTTTTTTGAACAAATAGATATTCATGccttgattttataaatgttgtaaaaacaactttcttttatcttaaatCGGAGAAATTATACATTGCTAAGCTTGTGGGATAACCCAAATTATGCTTTCCCATGTGACTGAGACAATGGGTCACActattagaattattattaatgttaaaaaatttgtaaatcttaCTTTTGGATCCATTATTCTATCATGTGACAGAGTATTATTAGACTGTCTTATTATTTAACATGTTGAACGGTAAGACAAtctcacacaaattttttttcctaaaatataattactttGTGAagattataacttaaaagatatCTTCATTTATGTTtcgaggaaaaaaaaattgtcttctAAAAGCACTTTAATTGCACGAATACTCTCTAAGAAACAATGATTAATTTAGTATTCAACTAGGCTAAGCGTGGGCTATACTCTCACAACACAGTTCGGAGTATTAAGGTGGGGACTCAATATATTTTCCCTTCCAATTATTAAATCGGCGGAAATGAATATTTCCCCCACTCTTGTGGCTAGAGCGTATATTCCTCAATTACTAGTAATGGTAGAAATTTAAGCCATACTTCATATACTTGATCTAAGAACAAGTCCATACTCCCATTAGATATCATCATAGACTTGATCTAAGATGAGGTGTCAATAGATGTTTGATTATATTGGTGGTATTCTACTATTTTGATTGTAACATATCAATATTAAACAATTAGTGATTCATTTAGTATTCATAAGTCCTGAAAATGATTAACAGAGCATTTCCTCTAGTAAAAGATGATTGAATATAAGGCAACATGGAAACACGAAGCCTAATGTTTAGATGAACGGAATAAGAAATTGTTTAACAGCCTGACAGAGCAATACGATGCTGAAACTTACAAATTCAAATCCATTTGTGCACCCAAGCAGTCACACAACCAAGCATACCAGTGACATATCATACTAGCCACAGACTTGCAAGGTTACTGTTTACATTACCACTCTATAATGAAACATACTTCGCGACTTCGTTGACAAATAGTTCTAGATTCATGTTCTAATTTAGTCCAAATAGAATCTGGAGCTCCTCCATTTTGCATTGACTTGTAATCAATGCTCCTATGTTGAGACTTTAGAAGCAGTGGCTTCAGTCTCTGGCTCCTCTAAAGTAGCTTGTTCTAGCTCTTCAGCTACTGGCTCAGAATTGATACCACCCTGACTACCACTTGGCTCAGAAATGCACTCCGCTTCAGGCTCCAAATCAGGCTGTTCTGAAAGCTGAGAAATGGAAGCAGAATCTACCGTTGTGTTAGCCAGTGTAGTCTTCTCAGAGGGTAGTTTGGGAAGCGACTTTCTAAGAGGTTTCTTGTAGTCTTGAGGGGATGATCCTTTGGCAACCCTATTCTGAGTGAGTTTCACGTCTAGACTAAACCGACCTGATTGAGAGCTGTGGCTACTGTTTCCATCTGAGTCTTTGATACGTGAGCTCCTGGAGCGGCTAAGCTTGGGAGATTTAGCTCTGGTTGGTGGTGTCTGCCatcaaaatgaaaaccaaGCTATTGTCAAAATACCTAAGATATATATTGActtcataaaagaaaacatgCGAAAATTCAAGTTAAAATCAAGTTCACACTTTCCAGGAATAACAAAAGAAACTCGTTGAACATTTTCTTAGATGTACCTGATCAACAGGAATAACCACAAAACAAGCACTATGGGTTTTCCTAAGGTCACTAAATGCAACAAAGCAATTTTGCACCATTAATGCTATTTCAACCCCCATTAGATCCAGCTTGTCAGTGAAATATCAAAGCAAACAAACTATCAGCAAGAAAAACTAGTAAGAGCATGAAGTCTTGTAAAACAAGATAAGTACAGAACAAAAAACTCTTGCAAATTGACTCCATCATTTGCCAAACACTAGGGATCTATTATCATTCTTCATTGAATTCATGACTAAAGCTGATTTCTGGAAAGGGAATGGGGCAAGTAGCAAGAAGTTAGTAACTACAATCACATCACTATGCTTCATTCAATGAATATAAAGATGTACCAACAAGCGATAGAGAAGGGCAGCAACCAAGTATAATCTTTGCTGTCCGCATCACCTCTAGATTAGCAGTGGGGACAGTAGGAATTGCACTAAATGACCTAAGAGAATCACAACAATAAACAGAAGCTCGAACTAAAGTGTTAATAGAAAACACGTTACCTTCTTCAACTCCACCTTTGGTGGAGCAGGTTCATGATAGAAGCTAGGCATAGGAGTTGCTTTAAACATTAAACTCTTCCGGAACATCTTAATCTCTGCTTCTTGATTCTCCTATAAAATTAAAGCACCACATCAGCTGAAGGACAGGTTTTTAGGAGAGAAACAAAGTCAGACGAGCATACAACTATTCAAGTAAAAACATCACCTGGGTTTTCGCCTGTATTGTAGTTTTTTCCACTTCCCTTGCATGAATCTTCTCCTCAAGCTTTGCATAGAACTTCACAaccaaaagtaaataaaataagtagtAATTGAGAAGTTGTccaattgatgataaaatagCAATCAAAAGTCAATGTGCAAAGAGGAATCTAATGAACCTCTTTACGTTTTTGAGCTCTCTCATCGCACTTAAAACTGAAGCCATAGGCAGGAAGGACACCTGTTCTTTGGGGTTTTGTATCTCCTTCAGGGCTCCTGTAACATAAAAGGAGAAACAAGTTCTTAGTAAGACCAGAATGAGACATAAATGTCAAGGTTAGAAACATCCAGAGCTAGAAAACATACGAAGAAGAATGTGTGCCTTCTTTAACTTCTGGTGGCCCCTGTTTCAGATGCTTTTGATGTCTTGCCTTTTCCCTAC encodes:
- the LOC102610166 gene encoding protein WVD2-like 6 isoform X2, with product MEATNLIIGDEIDPQNEAYNSGQDELMMEKLNKAYNIVTQNEGPNDSTKTVELATESTIADSSSDKDGEVSTLQEEFIGLTLHKESGVEKRKNADNSKKGPVREVNERGSRPKSVAALAKKNKDGKIGSVTSKQPLAIATNRRLSNDTLISGSTTGLDSGRPARIVSAPRPAHLSQQTRMSLTSSPATDTKDSIGLRQGCYASRSLEKARHQKHLKQGPPEVKEGTHSSSSPEGDTKPQRTGVLPAYGFSFKCDERAQKRKEFYAKLEEKIHAREVEKTTIQAKTQENQEAEIKMFRKSLMFKATPMPSFYHEPAPPKVELKKTPPTRAKSPKLSRSRSSRIKDSDGNSSHSSQSGRFSLDVKLTQNRVAKGSSPQDYKKPLRKSLPKLPSEKTTLANTTVDSASISQLSEQPDLEPEAECISEPSGSQGGINSEPVAEELEQATLEEPETEATASKVST
- the LOC102610166 gene encoding protein WVD2-like 6 isoform X1, which gives rise to MEATNLIIGDEIDPQNEAYNSGQDELMMEKLNKAYNIVTQNEGPNDSTKTVELATESTIADSSSDKDGEVSTLQEEFIGLTLHKESGVEKRKNADNSKKGPVREVNERGSRPKSVAALAKKNKDGKIGSVTSKQPLAIATNRRLSNDTLISGSTTGLDSGRPARIVSAPRPAHLSQVQTRMSLTSSPATDTKDSIGLRQGCYASRSLEKARHQKHLKQGPPEVKEGTHSSSSPEGDTKPQRTGVLPAYGFSFKCDERAQKRKEFYAKLEEKIHAREVEKTTIQAKTQENQEAEIKMFRKSLMFKATPMPSFYHEPAPPKVELKKTPPTRAKSPKLSRSRSSRIKDSDGNSSHSSQSGRFSLDVKLTQNRVAKGSSPQDYKKPLRKSLPKLPSEKTTLANTTVDSASISQLSEQPDLEPEAECISEPSGSQGGINSEPVAEELEQATLEEPETEATASKVST